ATATCCTTTGTCTCAGAAAGAGAAACTGAATCAGCAGTATCTAAAACATGTACACCATAAATTGCAAATTGTTATCTAGAAGTAACATTGCATAATCTGAAACATGATAATCTAATAAAAGTCTATTATTAGTCACCTATAATTTGTGGCAGAGGTTGTTCAATTCTTTTAGTGCTTCCTTTTCTGAAAAGGGAATTATTctaaaacattcattttaaaatatactttttaaaaaaattagaacTCAATGTctgaaaaatcttttttttttcatgtgtagtGATGCACAAGGCATTAACTTATTTTCTTCCACAACTCAACCTCACACAGCCAGTAGTatgacattaaaataatttagttccCTGAATAGGTGTACATGTTTGTTCAACTTCAGACCTCTTTAGCCCTCTGCTGGTGCCTTTGGATAGCTGCAGCACGAGTTGGAAACAGACAACTGAGGGATCAGAAACTTGTATGCATAAGCCCCTGAGGCCTCTTCTGTGACAAATCTGGTATGTCTGCTGATAACATATGGCATGTTATCTTTCTGAACTTTAATGTCTTAAACATGAACCAGTCACTATCACAAAGTAATCAATTCTCTTTCATCACAGAACCTGGAGTTTCTAATTTAGGTTAccttagatcaggggtctcaaactcaaattacctgggggccgctggaggcagtattaaaatgaccaaaaaaagacacaaaatgaccaaaaatgacacacaattttaaaaaagacacaaaatgactgaaaaaacactatttaaaaaagacacaaaatgaccaaaaaagatacaaaatgaccataaaatacacagaattaccaaaaaagacccaaaattatttaaaaaagacacaaaattaccaaaaaaaagacacaaaattaccaaaaaaagtaattaaagggaccttccatacacaacaaggtaaagtgtcattcatataaaactaacattaaactttcacttcaaggtgggggccacaaaatatcgtcatgtgggccgcaattggcccgtgggccacgagtttgagacccctgccttagaTAGTGCACATAAATAAAATGCCCTAACTTTGCTTATTGCATGGAGGCTGCAGTTGGGCAGACATATTGGCCTGTCTGGTTATTTGGGTTAATGCTGGCTATTCATACTGTGGATTAGTGTTGGGAAAACAAAGCTGTCACCTGGCCCTAATCACACAATATAGTAACCACTCAGAAGCTGACTTGTTTACCTTCTTTTGTTTCCTTATCCTTTCATATTGAAAGCATTGGAAAAAATGAAGGTAAAATGCAATCAGATATTTTCTATGtagttaataataatttattgtaaatacagTTAAAATGAGTCACTACTTCTTGAGTAGAATTCAATAGTGATGTaagtttaaaagttaaaatgtatcaaagtATTTGAGTGAATGTATCAGTCTGGATAAGCTAAGTAGGCTAATAAacctaaaagtaaaagtatcacaTCTTTGGTTCACTCATcttgaaacctataaataaataaaataataataataacaaagtcaaaacaaagtttcaataaaatatgaatcatttattatttatgttcttATATTGCTCTCTGTCAGAGCAGCAGCTCACAGCTTGGCACTTGACTTTCTAACATTATGTGTGAGGATCAGCTATTACATTGGTACACGAAAACATTCACaaccaatgtttttattcttaacCCCATTAAGGCTACTATACAGCATGGTCTCTCATACCGACTCTTTTGTTGAGATATGACAACAGTCAAAAATGCAAACAATGATTAGTAAATATATTAAAGATTATCTGTGCAAATACCTCAATTTGAGATGCTTAAGACATGGATCTAACATGTTCTACATCTGCTAATTCAagacattaatgtattgttaaaAAAGGAGGTGAAAAACATTATTCagaaaattcattaaaataattttagacATCAACTAGCCTCATGATTATCATTaagttacaaataaaatgaaacaaaccgGGGGATTGAAactgtttagactacataataaTTGCATAAGATGTTACACATTTGTGGGAgtcaaaatacacatttcagCACTTATAATGCATCCATTCTGCATGTATAAGGTGAAAACACTTAAAGGTAAAGTGCATGATGAAACACCCAAGTTCATTATAAGCACAGTGCATGctttcatacatttaaaaatcatctattttattttaatgtctaaatcattatgttttcattatattataaaCAGTATATTGATGTGCTTATAATGCCTTGTGAGCAACACACTTTAAGGACATGTGACGAGTCTTTACAATCTTAACCAAAACTAGTGGAGGCATGGTCGTGCATGAATCTGTTCAGCCTAATTGAGATGAGTTGTTTTATAGCAAGAAATTATTTCCACCAAGTAAAGGAGGATTCAAGTACACTTACACTATTGTTAAACCTAAAACATAGTTGGCAAATgtccttttttctttcaaatggcAGATGATGTCTACACAGGCCATAGTACAGACGCATATGGCAGTGATTCCAGTTGGTTTGTGAGCAGAATGTACATCCAACAAATCCTGCTGACCCCGCTCGTGAAACATAGTTGTGCTCCCTCAGAGGTTCTGTAAGGCAGAGACACGTGACAGTCTTTGATGTGAAAATCCTACATGTGTCTGGCGGACCACCCAGATCTGAAGCTGATTCATACCGGCTCGATGTGAATGTTCACGAGAATGTTACAGTCGTCAGTGTGAAGACTTCTGTAAAACATTAGCTTCCACTACTATGGCAGGATTCTCAATGTCGGCTTTGCTCTGAACCatcctcagctccagctgtGCAGGACTGGGCCTTTTCCCAGGCCCAGCAATTTCTGAATGAGAGAAGATAAGTTGAAAGAAAACACCTGGGGCTATTCATAAAACTTCCTAGTACAAAGTAGTGACACTTTTTTATGACACAGCCCTAAAGAAAGCTACTAACGTAAAACACTGTGAGGAGGAAGGTGGAAGTTTTTAAGAGGTTTAAGAGTTTATTAAGCACAGGAGAAAATGTTGGACAGAGTCAATGAGTTAATGAAATGTGATAGATCTTATTTGAGATGTTCCCACCCAACACAGTAACACTAGAACGCCATTGTTCTCCCATTAATCAGTATTCAAATAAACTGAAGCAGATACATTGAACAAATTAGCATTTAAACAGGCTTGTAGCACcctttaatgtgataatttccTCATAATGTGATGacgcctgaaaatgtaataaaatttgcactCAAGTCGatccaaaatgtaataaaactcaataatgtaataacttcacctATAATTCAAAAGCATATCCtaactgataatgtaataacattttcagagataattaaatatgttattacattattgggaatttgttacattttcaggatgttgttttgttgttttttgcagttgttttcATGAGGTAGTGATTTGTTGGACATCTGTGAAGAGGTACGTTTATGGAAGAGTTCCCTGGGGTCTCCAGTGCTGCTCAGAAGCTTATCTGTGCTGGAATTCTATCAGTCAAGATATTTTAGATTTCTGGCAGGCTACTTTTAAAGTATGGCTTATAACTGAATTTGCAGTAGTATTCATTATTACACCATGTTTTATTAGAGATCAATCTTTGCGATTAGGGCTATTGATTTCACTGTCCATTCTGTTTATAATCACTAAGACAGCATTTTTCTTGCTTCCCGTTTTCTTTTGACCAACCATTCACACCTTTTTAAAAGAAGGTGTCATCTTGCAACAAGCTCAACCAAACCTCCTCACTAAGGTAAAAGTGTCTGTCCCTTTTTTGACAGAGTTGCTCTGAGTATAATAAATATACTTAATAACATACTAGCTTGGACTCTCTTTAAGGTCTGTGAATACTTTGGACTTTGGTTTACTGGTTAACTTACAGTAAAAGGGTCATTCCTGTCTGAGTGAATGCTGACACTGTTAATCCTCTTGTGGCTTTTTACAAACAGTTATATGAGCACCAGTTACGGCATTACTTCTGGGTCTCCTACTGTATATAAATCACATTTACTCAATACCTAACAATAGCTTCACTAAATCCTTGTGATGGCAAACAGTGTAGAGAAATGTAATCAACTTAGAAGCGTCTCTCAACAACTGTTTGAtatattactatttattttgtagaaCCCTTGTGTCAGGTAAACTATGTCAAGATAAAGTAGAGAGACCACATGACACAATCCTACCGTTGGCGTATGTAATGGTCCTCTTAATGACATGGTGCATGACTGAAACAGTCTTTTCACAGGCAGCCTgtgagaaacagacaaaaaaaacaaggttaGCAAATTGGCACTAACTTATTAAGCAGTATAGCAACATAATTAGACCAGATTCCATCAACTTTTTGACTGAAAAGTCAAGTGTGCTACCAACCTTCAGGTCTTTGGGGTGATGGTGAGACCAGGCTAGCAACATGGCAGCAAACAGGTCTCCTGTCCCAACAAATACAGCATCTACTTTGGGGATGTCCATGGAGATTTTCTGACTGGTGTTGGTCCCATCTGGTTTCACTACAGTCAGGACACACAGGATATTGAAATCAGAACTGCCAGGGACAAACATGGAAATCATAAATTCCAAATGAAGAGTAAAATCCATAAATGTCTTCAAGCAGTAAGTAGACTAAACTGTGCTGACTAGTTTAAAGCTTTAATGTTACATTAATAATGTTCACATTTGAATTCTAAAGCAACATTTGAATGCTGCCCAGCTTTATTCAGTGTCTGTTGCAGATAAAGATTTGGCTACAATAATAtcagtattatattatttgaagAATCACATTGTAGTGGTGGCTGCCTTGGATTGTTTCCAACTCATGTCAACCAAACATTTCCAATAACGCCAGAGCGTTGTAAAGtccaaaagtcaaaatttaTTGAGGAGCGATAGATATAATAATTTCCAAAATATACAACATGTTATTATCTGATGAGATATTCTGCTTCAGTCAGTATTTATTGGCCTTTAGCCttgcacaaacatttttactacGGCCAAACAACCCACTTGCGGTACACAAAGCAAGGCACAgatttgtttgggtttttgggCTGATGGCTTCATACATTATGATGTCAACATTCAAAACTTCACTCAGAACCTCAATAGGAGAttcaaatgtgtaaaaaaacaaacaaaaaccacaTTCGGTATAGGTCTGAAGTATCAGTTGGTCTGgtattttacctattttttgacTGCCAAGAGCAACCAGGAACTGGTCCCCACGTTTCGAGGGCAGGTCTGTACTAGTGAGGACCACGGTCTCTGGACCCATTTTATGAAGCAAGTCCATCACCTGGAGGGATGGGGGGGTTAAATTTCCTCAAGCTTACATAAATAAACTGGATACAGCACAGTGAGAAATACGTTTGATACTCACCTCAACAGCATCTTCCTCTGTAATGATTTTCCTCCCAGTTAATAGCCTGTGTAAAAAGGGCACTAGTCATTGATGTAAAAATGGGGATTTACCTGCATCGAATAATAATCAGTGACTCATCTAATATTTCTCCCTATCAgctaataacaacaaaatagtaCCATCTCTAATTCATTTTTACAGCTAGCTTTTATGGATGTTTTTCAAACCAAGCTGTGTAGTGTCCCATTAACTTTGTTTATTATGATTGGAAGTGCACTCACTCTGCCTCAAACTGGTTGGGGGTGAGGATGTCGGCCAAAGGCACTACTTTGTCCCTGTAGACTGGCAGCAGGTACTCTGGAACGTACTGAAACAGACGTCATAAACAAGACTTTTCATTCATGGTATTCCCTGAATTTTTTAACTAAGGTATGTATTTCCaaagtgaaaacaaataattacaatatgaatGAAAGATGGGTTTCATTGACAGAATAACATGTATGGAATAAATActatattaattaaaatgtttggaTGTTTTGAATGGTGGTTCAGGAAAAGTACAGAAAGAGTACTAAGTCCAGTGAAGCCTCGTCAGCTGTATAgtttggaagaagaagaagggagtTCACTGTAAGATGCTTACCATAGCACCATGGTCTCCCATAACAGGATCGCACACTGTAGAAAAGAAGATTCAAAATTAGGACTTAAGTTAGAAACTCAATGTTCTCTGGGCTGtaattcatgtttatttttttgaatcaTGGATTATTCTGCTTCTTATTTTATCAATTCACAGATCAACTGTTTGGTCTACAACATGCTGGAAAAGAGTGAAAACTGCACATCATGAAGAGATGAAGAATCAGAAAAATAAGGGGTGTTTCACACTTTTGTTTGGAAGAATTCAGTGATCAGTATTCATTTTTCCGTCCTTCCACTAATTGATTTAACTAACCAATATTGGTTATTTCAACTCCAAATGTGAACAGTATAACAATACTTAAACTCACCATATACCAGGCTGGGATTGGACTTCTTCAGCTCCTGAATAATGTCAACCACCATCTCCAGGAAGGACGTGTCTCTGCTGTACCCTTGATGGATGAAAGTGCGATGAAGAGAAAATGACGTTAGTGTGTTATACTTTGCTGTAATCCAACTACTGATCAAAGTTCCCAATCCTTCTATGGCAGCCCATACAAACTAATGGTCAAATCtaagagtgagtgagtgaaagaAATGCAGGAACAGTGGCATGTCAATAACTTTGGGGGAATATTGCTTCAGATGCAGCATTTCTGTCATACTGCGGCCACTGTTCGAGGTGAATGTAGTAGCTCTTCTATTAAACTGCAAAACAAGGCTGTCATAAAATGTAGCTGCTCATCTCCACCTGTCTTTACAGGAACACACTGCTAGACTGCTCACCTGTGAGGATGTAGTCATAGTGGGTCACCTTATTGAGCTTAATGCCCTCATAAAGCACATTCAGCTCCTCGGCTGTCAGTACTTGCCCTTTCCAGTGGGCGTAGCCTAGGAAGAGGGAGAACAGGGGTTTAAAATgacatgacattttaaagatATTGAATTTAAATCTAGAAGACAGAAACTAAGATGTTTTAGGACTTTTTTGAGGATCCGTGGAGAACCATGACACTTTACactactaaaactaaaaaaaagactgtagTACTTTAACAACCCTGCTGTGAATCAATCTGCATCAAAGTGTTTTTCTGCTCCTTGTTTGTCTTCCcatccccccaccccccccctcTCCCTGTGCTGAGGGCCGTCTCCTCTGTGGTGTCCAGGGCCAAACGGGGCCTCCATGCTGACTGAATGGGATGCCTGTATCCTGGCTGCCAGCTTCCCCCTTTCTTTGTCCCTCCTTCACCACTGACCTAGAATAAACCTTCTAAAGCTGTTCTGACTGCAAATGATTGGACACAGAATGGACACAAACACTCTTTGGTACATACTGTTCACAGGGAGCCCAAACCTGACCCTGAGCCAGCGAGCGcacct
This sequence is a window from Centropristis striata isolate RG_2023a ecotype Rhode Island chromosome 10, C.striata_1.0, whole genome shotgun sequence. Protein-coding genes within it:
- the LOC131979430 gene encoding pyridoxal kinase-like yields the protein MECRVLSIQSHVVRGYVGNKSATFPLQVLGFEVDSINSVQFSNHTGYAHWKGQVLTAEELNVLYEGIKLNKVTHYDYILTGYSRDTSFLEMVVDIIQELKKSNPSLVYVCDPVMGDHGAMYVPEYLLPVYRDKVVPLADILTPNQFEAELLTGRKIITEEDAVEVMDLLHKMGPETVVLTSTDLPSKRGDQFLVALGSQKIVKPDGTNTSQKISMDIPKVDAVFVGTGDLFAAMLLAWSHHHPKDLKAACEKTVSVMHHVIKRTITYANEIAGPGKRPSPAQLELRMVQSKADIENPAIVVEANVLQKSSH